One Lacunisphaera limnophila DNA window includes the following coding sequences:
- the hrpB gene encoding ATP-dependent helicase HrpB, translated as MPAPRELPIYELEDRIVAAVRGQGRLIVQAPTGSGKSTQVPQMLLNHGLLGEGEVVVLQPRRLAARMLAKRVAEEVGTQLGDVVGYQIRLDSRVSKATRIRFVTEGILLRQMSFDPTLRGISAIVFDEFHERHLYGDISLARALQIQQSQRPDLKLVVMSATLDAVQLKAYMAPCEVLTSQGRTFPVQVEYLSKTVDFDHDPVWAVAARECERVAAKTTGDILVFMPGAYEISRTVQDVQGSHGLRGFICFPLHGELPPEQQDRAVARYETRKIIVSTNVAETSLTIDGVTAVVDCGLARVARYDPHRGINTLLIEKISVAASDQRAGRAGRTAPGICVRLWTENEHARRPLQELPEVKRLDLAEVVLTLKAAGIDDIAAFPWLEKPEPKALERAEMLLEDLGAIGAAASSPRGEDRTGVGAAPAKSITPTGRKMLRFPMHPRYARMFLAAQDYGCVRSVALMAALTQGRNFLLRNVDKRTQEARDDLFGEEHESDFFLLMRAWRYADKANYNADACRRLGIHIQGVRAVGPLFEQFLQIAQAEKLDIAEKRIDGVAVRKCVLVGFSDHLARRLDQGTLRCELVHKRKGVLARESCIDQATLLVAAEITEIESRGEVNTLLNLCTAVEEAWLKEIFPEDFHDAGGVSYDVTARRVLARKERRFRDLVLESKPTAEEPPEGEAAALLAREVMAGSIVLTEWNEAVEQWIVRVNCLAKWWPELEVNPITDADRATLIEQICYGSHGARELKDKPVMPVLRDWLLAEQLAVLDDYLPERLVMANGRKARLTYTKDGPPVLSARIQELYGVSSKFTLGHGRVAVKIEVLAPNQRPIQVTDDLSNFWTEQYPKIKTELSRRYPRHEWR; from the coding sequence ATGCCCGCACCGCGCGAACTGCCCATCTACGAACTCGAGGACCGCATCGTCGCGGCCGTGCGGGGGCAGGGGCGCCTGATTGTCCAGGCGCCGACGGGGTCGGGCAAGTCCACGCAGGTGCCGCAGATGCTGCTCAACCACGGGCTGCTGGGGGAGGGGGAGGTGGTCGTGCTGCAGCCGAGGCGGCTGGCGGCCCGCATGCTGGCCAAGCGCGTGGCGGAGGAGGTCGGCACGCAGCTGGGCGACGTGGTCGGCTACCAGATCCGCTTGGATTCGCGCGTGTCCAAGGCGACGCGCATCCGCTTTGTGACCGAGGGCATATTGCTCCGGCAGATGTCTTTTGACCCCACGCTGCGCGGCATCAGCGCCATCGTCTTCGATGAGTTCCACGAGCGGCATCTTTATGGCGACATCTCCCTGGCGCGCGCGCTGCAGATCCAGCAGTCCCAACGCCCCGACCTGAAGCTGGTGGTCATGTCCGCCACGCTCGACGCGGTGCAACTCAAGGCCTACATGGCGCCGTGCGAGGTGCTGACTTCGCAGGGCCGGACCTTTCCGGTGCAGGTCGAATACCTTTCGAAAACCGTGGATTTCGACCACGATCCGGTGTGGGCCGTCGCGGCGCGCGAGTGCGAGCGGGTCGCGGCGAAGACCACGGGCGATATCCTTGTCTTCATGCCCGGCGCCTACGAAATCAGCCGCACGGTGCAGGATGTGCAGGGATCGCACGGCTTGCGCGGGTTCATCTGCTTTCCGCTCCACGGTGAACTGCCGCCCGAGCAGCAGGACCGGGCCGTGGCCCGCTACGAGACGCGCAAGATCATCGTCTCGACCAATGTGGCCGAGACTTCCCTCACGATCGACGGTGTGACCGCCGTGGTGGACTGCGGCCTGGCCCGCGTGGCGCGCTATGATCCGCACCGTGGCATCAACACGCTGCTGATCGAGAAGATCTCCGTGGCCGCCTCCGACCAGCGCGCCGGCCGCGCCGGCCGCACGGCCCCGGGCATCTGCGTGCGGCTGTGGACCGAGAACGAGCATGCCCGGCGTCCCTTGCAGGAACTGCCGGAGGTGAAGCGACTCGACCTCGCCGAGGTGGTCCTGACGCTCAAGGCCGCGGGTATCGATGACATTGCCGCCTTCCCCTGGCTGGAGAAGCCGGAGCCCAAGGCGCTGGAACGGGCAGAGATGCTCCTGGAGGATCTGGGGGCGATTGGCGCCGCGGCGTCCTCGCCGCGGGGGGAAGACCGCACCGGGGTCGGTGCAGCTCCAGCAAAATCCATCACCCCGACCGGCCGGAAGATGCTCCGCTTCCCGATGCACCCTCGCTACGCCCGCATGTTCCTGGCGGCGCAAGATTATGGGTGTGTGCGCTCGGTGGCCCTGATGGCGGCGCTCACCCAGGGCCGGAATTTTCTCCTCCGCAACGTCGACAAGCGCACGCAGGAGGCCCGCGACGATCTCTTTGGCGAGGAACACGAGTCCGACTTCTTCCTCCTGATGCGGGCCTGGCGCTACGCCGACAAGGCCAACTACAACGCCGACGCCTGCCGCCGGCTGGGCATCCATATCCAGGGCGTGCGCGCCGTCGGCCCCCTGTTCGAGCAGTTCCTGCAGATCGCCCAGGCCGAGAAACTGGACATCGCGGAGAAGCGCATCGACGGCGTGGCCGTCCGGAAATGCGTGCTGGTCGGCTTCAGCGACCATCTGGCCCGCCGGCTGGACCAGGGCACGCTGCGCTGCGAACTGGTGCACAAGCGCAAGGGCGTGCTCGCCCGCGAAAGCTGCATCGACCAGGCCACCCTGCTGGTGGCGGCCGAGATCACCGAGATCGAGAGCCGGGGCGAGGTGAACACCCTCCTCAATCTCTGCACGGCGGTCGAAGAGGCGTGGCTCAAGGAAATCTTCCCCGAGGATTTCCACGATGCCGGCGGGGTCTCCTATGATGTGACCGCCCGCCGCGTCCTGGCGCGCAAGGAGCGCCGGTTCCGCGATCTCGTGCTGGAGTCCAAGCCGACGGCCGAGGAGCCGCCCGAGGGCGAGGCGGCGGCGCTCCTGGCCCGCGAGGTGATGGCCGGGAGCATTGTGCTCACCGAGTGGAACGAGGCGGTCGAGCAATGGATCGTGCGCGTGAACTGTCTCGCCAAATGGTGGCCGGAGCTGGAGGTCAACCCCATCACCGACGCCGACCGGGCCACCCTCATCGAGCAAATCTGCTACGGCAGCCACGGCGCCCGCGAATTGAAGGACAAGCCCGTGATGCCCGTCCTGCGCGACTGGCTGCTGGCCGAGCAGCTGGCGGTGCTCGATGACTACCTGCCGGAGCGGCTCGTGATGGCCAACGGCCGCAAGGCCCGCCTCACCTATACCAAGGACGGCCCGCCGGTCCTGAGCGCACGCATCCAGGAGCTCTACGGCGTCAGCTCGAAATTCACGCTGGGGCACGGCCGCGTGGCGGTGAAGATCGAGGTCCTGGCGCCCAACCAGCGTCCCATCCAGGTGACCGACGACCTTTCGAATTTCTGGACGGAGCAGTATCCGAAGATCAAGACCGAGCTCTCCCGCCGTTACCCACGCCACGAGTGGCGCTAA
- a CDS encoding tetratricopeptide repeat protein, whose translation MSVNSIPPSLPSRVRIPGWVGSVLIVLAGFGTYHGSLDAPFVFDDLPAVVQNETIRDLADLGQVLRPPANGAGTDSRPIVNLSLALNHAVGGLDPRGYRLTNIALHVLGALALLGLLRRTLTLRRGPARLRPLARPIAFCTALLWTVHPLQSETVICVIQRTEAIVSLWFLFMLYCFVRAVEPGGRRGWLAAAWIVCLLGMASKEVMVAAPLLTLLFDRTFVAGTFREAWQQRGRWHAAFAACWLLLVWLVVDSGGSRGGTSGFGQGVSSWTYLLTQAHALTTYLKLSVWPHPLIIDYGDWLAPGLHAVRGEFLLMSTLFGATLYALVRHPRIGFLGAWFFVILAPSSSVYPLLSQTIAEHRMHLPLAGVLALLVTGLFRLARQPAWVICVLAALVAGFVTIRRSADYASELTLWTDTVAKAPGNPWARFNLGKTYFQLNRLAEAEVENRLATQMRPDSADFHYALALTLERLGRGPEALAGYQRVLALQPDQPHAHFRCGVGLLAAGQPAAAIGHFAETVRLVPDHADAEGNWGAALYQLGRVDEALPHFQRVIALRPASVEAHYNVALLLLQRGRPADALPYLETAARLRPADREIQATLGQVRRSLGVPHP comes from the coding sequence ATGTCTGTAAACTCCATCCCGCCATCCTTGCCTTCCCGGGTCCGGATACCTGGCTGGGTGGGTTCGGTGCTCATCGTCCTGGCGGGATTCGGCACCTACCACGGCAGCTTGGATGCGCCCTTCGTCTTTGATGACCTCCCCGCGGTGGTGCAGAATGAAACCATCCGGGATCTGGCCGACTTGGGTCAGGTGCTGCGCCCGCCGGCGAACGGCGCCGGCACGGACTCGCGGCCGATCGTCAATCTCTCCCTGGCCCTCAACCACGCGGTCGGGGGACTCGATCCCCGCGGTTACCGGCTCACCAACATCGCGCTCCACGTCCTCGGCGCGCTGGCGCTGCTGGGTCTCCTGCGCCGGACCCTGACCCTGCGCCGGGGGCCCGCGCGGCTGCGCCCCCTGGCCCGGCCGATCGCGTTCTGCACGGCCTTGCTCTGGACCGTGCATCCCCTGCAAAGCGAAACGGTGATCTGCGTCATCCAGCGCACCGAAGCCATCGTCAGTCTCTGGTTTCTGTTCATGCTGTATTGCTTCGTCCGGGCGGTGGAGCCCGGGGGACGCCGGGGGTGGCTCGCGGCCGCCTGGATTGTCTGCCTGCTCGGCATGGCCTCCAAGGAGGTCATGGTGGCCGCCCCCCTCCTCACCCTGCTCTTTGACCGGACTTTTGTGGCTGGGACCTTTCGCGAGGCCTGGCAGCAGCGCGGACGCTGGCATGCGGCCTTCGCGGCCTGCTGGCTGCTGCTCGTCTGGCTGGTGGTGGACTCCGGTGGCAGCCGCGGTGGCACCTCGGGCTTTGGGCAGGGGGTGTCATCCTGGACCTATCTGCTGACGCAAGCGCACGCCCTGACCACCTACCTCAAGCTCTCCGTCTGGCCGCATCCGCTGATCATCGACTACGGCGACTGGCTGGCCCCGGGCCTGCACGCCGTGCGCGGGGAGTTTTTGCTCATGTCCACCTTGTTCGGCGCCACGCTCTACGCGCTCGTGCGCCACCCGCGGATCGGTTTTCTCGGCGCCTGGTTCTTTGTGATCCTGGCCCCTAGTTCCAGCGTCTACCCGCTGCTGTCGCAGACCATCGCCGAACACCGGATGCACCTGCCCTTGGCGGGCGTGCTGGCGCTGCTGGTGACCGGCCTCTTCCGCCTGGCCCGGCAGCCGGCGTGGGTGATCTGCGTGCTGGCGGCCCTGGTCGCAGGCTTCGTCACGATCCGCCGCAGCGCGGATTACGCCAGCGAACTGACCTTGTGGACGGACACCGTGGCCAAGGCCCCCGGCAATCCCTGGGCCCGGTTCAACCTCGGGAAAACCTATTTTCAGCTCAACCGCCTCGCTGAGGCCGAGGTCGAAAACCGCCTCGCCACGCAGATGCGGCCGGACAGCGCCGATTTTCACTACGCCCTGGCCCTGACCCTGGAGCGGCTGGGCCGTGGCCCGGAGGCGCTGGCGGGCTATCAGCGGGTCCTCGCGTTGCAGCCCGATCAACCCCACGCCCATTTTCGCTGCGGCGTCGGGCTGCTGGCCGCCGGCCAGCCCGCGGCGGCGATCGGGCATTTTGCCGAGACGGTGCGGCTCGTACCCGACCATGCCGACGCCGAGGGCAACTGGGGCGCAGCCCTCTACCAGCTGGGCCGGGTGGACGAGGCGCTGCCGCACTTCCAGCGCGTGATCGCGCTGCGCCCGGCATCGGTGGAGGCGCACTACAACGTCGCGCTGCTGCTGCTTCAGCGCGGCCGCCCCGCCGACGCACTCCCGTACCTTGAGACCGCGGCACGGCTGCGTCCGGCGGATCGGGAAATCCAGGCGACCTTGGGTCAGGTCCGCCGCAGCCTCGGGGTCCCGCACCCTTAG
- the ppc gene encoding phosphoenolpyruvate carboxylase: MPAPTHALDQHAKLRAEIRSLGATLGQTIATLEGPRTLEMVEALRTLAKSSRAGDHAAAQELAHTIGRLTPADAFNQAMAFTLYFELVNLAEENFRIRLLRERNLRHRGALAAGHASEPLRESIEAAVIELKQAGVSAQKMQKLVRQLSIELVFTAHPTESKRRTMLEKLATLAGMLRSHTFEEIQHAPDDVRREIVSLWLTDRSRTERPMVEDEARTGLWYFDRTLYRLLPRLHADLQEALNRHYPGVRAPNRWLSFGSWIGGDRDGNPGVTAGVTAEVLRMNRRMAVRKLADVLYRLAGSLTVSDRRARFAPIIRRMADECRSSSAMMSRVGSRYPREPYRIILSSLRERLLAQAEAGALAEDSSGDAQETTATVRGILAQIEADLLRDRAAPLACGELRDAITCVDVFGLSTARLDLRQHSGPHARAVAELLQRPDYEQLAEPDKQALLTAALKGAVALTTDRVAALSPETRTVIEPLCLALRAQQHYGPDALGIYIISMTNEVSDVLEALWLQRLAGAHLPIAPLFETLDDLSRAPAILTALFTHPAYAAEVARNNRHQHVMLGYSDSNKDCGYLTANWALFQAQDAIMRVCRQHRMRVTLFHGRGGSIARGGGPAAKAILAQPVGLKDGGIRVTEQGEVLSTRYHDPDLAHRVLEQMAYGVLLGANEAQQGSRRVPKRWAQAMEQMSAAALAAYRACVHEDPDFLTFWRQATPIDEISELNFGSRPTYRRKGSISVGDLRAIPWVFSWMQSRFNFPGWYGLGSGLHAVLGRKGGPKLLREMYQRWPFFQTMVDNAQLTVCKADMSIAKVYASLVEDARLRENVFNRLAGEFRLTEEMILAVTGQAHLLENEPVLAKSIKLRNPYVDPLNYLQVEMIKRRRVRRLNKPDREGIRAVMELTVNGIAGGLKNTG; encoded by the coding sequence ATGCCGGCTCCCACGCACGCCCTGGATCAACATGCCAAGCTACGGGCCGAGATCAGAAGTCTCGGCGCGACGCTGGGTCAGACCATTGCCACCCTTGAAGGCCCCCGCACCCTGGAAATGGTCGAGGCCCTGCGCACGCTGGCGAAAAGCAGCCGCGCGGGGGACCATGCCGCCGCGCAGGAACTGGCCCACACCATCGGGCGGCTGACGCCGGCGGACGCCTTCAACCAGGCCATGGCCTTCACGCTCTACTTTGAACTGGTCAACCTGGCTGAGGAAAATTTCCGCATCCGCCTGCTGCGCGAGCGCAACCTGCGCCACCGCGGCGCCCTCGCGGCGGGCCACGCCAGCGAGCCCCTGCGCGAGTCGATCGAGGCCGCCGTCATCGAGCTGAAGCAGGCCGGGGTCTCCGCCCAGAAGATGCAGAAACTCGTGCGCCAGCTCTCCATCGAGCTCGTGTTCACCGCCCATCCCACCGAGTCCAAGCGCCGCACCATGCTGGAGAAGCTGGCCACGCTGGCGGGCATGTTGCGCAGCCACACCTTCGAGGAAATCCAGCATGCGCCGGACGACGTCCGCCGGGAAATTGTCTCCCTCTGGCTCACCGACCGCAGCCGCACCGAGCGGCCGATGGTGGAGGACGAGGCCCGGACCGGCCTGTGGTACTTTGACCGCACCCTCTACCGGCTGCTGCCGCGCCTCCACGCCGACCTGCAGGAGGCGCTCAACCGCCATTATCCGGGCGTGCGGGCGCCCAACCGCTGGCTTTCCTTCGGCTCGTGGATCGGCGGCGATCGCGACGGCAATCCCGGGGTGACAGCGGGGGTGACGGCCGAGGTCCTGCGGATGAACCGGCGGATGGCGGTCCGGAAGCTGGCCGATGTGCTTTACCGCTTGGCGGGCTCGCTGACGGTTTCGGATCGCCGGGCGCGTTTCGCCCCCATCATCCGCCGCATGGCCGACGAATGCCGGTCCTCCTCCGCGATGATGTCCCGGGTGGGCTCACGGTACCCGCGCGAGCCGTATCGCATCATTCTGAGCAGCCTCCGGGAACGGCTCCTGGCGCAGGCGGAGGCCGGGGCCTTGGCAGAGGACTCCTCCGGTGACGCTCAGGAAACGACCGCCACCGTGCGTGGCATCCTTGCGCAGATCGAGGCTGACCTCTTGCGGGACCGGGCCGCGCCGCTGGCCTGTGGTGAACTGCGCGATGCGATCACCTGCGTGGATGTTTTTGGCCTGAGCACCGCGCGCCTCGACCTGCGGCAGCACTCGGGACCGCACGCCCGTGCGGTGGCGGAACTGCTGCAGCGTCCCGATTACGAGCAGTTGGCGGAGCCGGACAAACAGGCCCTGCTGACCGCGGCCCTGAAGGGTGCCGTGGCGCTCACGACCGACCGGGTGGCCGCCCTGAGCCCGGAGACCCGCACCGTCATCGAGCCGCTCTGCCTGGCGTTACGAGCCCAGCAGCATTACGGGCCCGACGCCCTCGGCATCTACATCATCAGCATGACCAACGAGGTGTCAGACGTGCTGGAAGCCCTGTGGCTGCAGCGGCTGGCGGGCGCGCACCTGCCCATTGCGCCGTTGTTCGAGACGCTCGACGATCTCAGTCGCGCCCCGGCGATCCTGACCGCCCTGTTCACGCACCCGGCCTACGCCGCCGAGGTGGCCCGGAACAACCGGCACCAGCACGTCATGCTGGGCTATTCCGACTCGAACAAGGATTGCGGCTACCTGACGGCCAACTGGGCGCTGTTCCAGGCCCAGGATGCGATCATGCGCGTCTGCCGGCAGCACCGGATGCGGGTCACGCTCTTCCACGGACGCGGCGGCAGCATCGCCCGAGGCGGCGGTCCCGCGGCCAAGGCGATCCTGGCGCAACCGGTGGGGCTTAAGGACGGTGGCATCCGCGTCACGGAGCAGGGTGAAGTGCTTTCGACCCGCTACCACGACCCGGACCTGGCGCACCGGGTGTTGGAGCAGATGGCCTACGGCGTTTTGCTGGGCGCGAACGAGGCGCAGCAGGGTTCGCGGCGCGTACCCAAGCGCTGGGCCCAGGCGATGGAGCAGATGAGTGCGGCCGCGCTCGCGGCCTACCGGGCCTGCGTGCACGAGGATCCGGATTTCCTGACCTTCTGGCGGCAAGCCACGCCGATCGATGAGATCAGCGAGCTCAACTTCGGATCGCGTCCCACCTACCGCCGCAAGGGCAGCATCAGCGTGGGCGACCTGCGCGCCATCCCCTGGGTGTTCTCGTGGATGCAGAGTCGTTTCAATTTCCCGGGCTGGTATGGCTTGGGCAGCGGCTTGCACGCCGTGCTCGGCCGCAAGGGAGGCCCCAAGCTGCTGCGCGAAATGTATCAACGCTGGCCCTTCTTCCAGACGATGGTGGACAACGCGCAGCTGACCGTCTGCAAGGCCGACATGTCCATCGCCAAGGTCTACGCCTCGCTGGTCGAGGACGCGCGCCTGCGCGAGAACGTGTTCAATCGCTTGGCCGGGGAGTTCCGTCTGACCGAGGAGATGATCCTCGCGGTGACGGGGCAGGCCCACCTGCTGGAGAACGAGCCGGTGCTCGCGAAGTCGATCAAGCTGCGCAATCCCTACGTGGACCCGCTCAACTACCTGCAGGTGGAGATGATCAAGCGCCGCCGCGTGCGCCGCCTGAACAAGCCGGACCGGGAGGGTATCCGCGCCGTGATGGAGCTGACGGTCAACGGCATCGCGGGCGGGTTGAAGAATACGGGGTAA
- a CDS encoding glycoside hydrolase family 2 protein, with protein sequence MRLPLLFVLLAGLALADGRQTLNFNPDWKFLKADPAGAAAPGFDDASWAPVSAPHTYNDTDTFDNWSLPGHRGEQEQWSGRTWYRKTFTAPAAWEGKKVFIEFEAVRQVAEVYLNGHLLGTAKGGFTPFGFDLTPHLKIGAANVLAVMADNRFMKDPLDPKLAPQAATTSATHPNLAQLSRELMEKIPATLDELQADQIPWNNPHWHPAHGGIYRNVRLIVTDPLHFELPLYSFLQTEGPYAYATGITEKSAQVGLEVPVRNDGLTAADGEIRAEILDADGKSVFREAVRVVLPAGGHVKVKLGTTLANPRLWEPAYPHLYRVALKLLWRGQVLDSTEVPLGIRHIRWDAGVGLFVNGAPLKLHGWGQKATNEWPGLGAALPDWLQFYTMNLMREAGGNFVRWGHVPGGPAQITAGDRLGIIALQPGGDGEHDTVGGAWALRVANFRDVLIYYRNNPSVFIWEGGNQKVSREHAAELRALMDQYDPHGGRAYAHRRADAITAEFMDVGIGTEGGREIARLAVVEGEYNREESPRRVWDEFSPPNFGYPEAKGQTYQLTSEQFAANQVGHYVKKLGAPEHAGGANWIFSDSTSGGRVAVEVARASGEVDGARLPKEAYFVTQAMFRDDPQVHLIGHWSYPAGTKKSVYVASNAEAVELFLNGRSVGLGRISDRHLFTFPDVTFEPGELKAVATREGRVVATTVKHTAGPAVALRLTALTDPSGLVADGAAVALFDVKAVDAQGQRVPTFQQRADFEVTGPATWRGGYNSGKTDSINHLFLDLEAGINRVAVRAGRTAGTITLTARAEGLKPATLTVESLPYSGALPALPVFALGQAPARTIVAPATDPANRPGPAMLGKFIQTLNYTGPNASIVHVEIAAREGKNAYVNVDSPFPLLPAELQGADWIQGDNRDALYSAVDLIELAVTGTSTAWIAHDDRLPRPAWLTKLFHPTTSTLVVLGQPMTLFRRTIPAAGESLTLGANTENTALTAGNLYLVFVSQP encoded by the coding sequence ATGAGACTACCCCTGCTCTTCGTGTTGCTGGCCGGCCTGGCCCTGGCCGACGGCCGCCAGACCCTCAATTTCAATCCGGACTGGAAATTCCTGAAGGCCGATCCCGCCGGTGCCGCCGCGCCCGGTTTTGATGATGCCAGCTGGGCCCCCGTCTCGGCTCCCCACACCTACAACGACACCGACACCTTCGACAACTGGTCCCTGCCGGGCCACCGCGGCGAGCAGGAACAGTGGAGCGGCCGCACCTGGTACCGGAAAACCTTCACCGCCCCCGCCGCGTGGGAGGGGAAAAAGGTCTTCATCGAGTTCGAGGCCGTGCGCCAGGTCGCCGAGGTTTACCTGAACGGCCACCTCCTCGGCACGGCGAAGGGCGGTTTCACCCCGTTCGGCTTCGACCTCACGCCGCACCTGAAAATCGGCGCCGCCAACGTGCTCGCCGTGATGGCGGACAACCGCTTCATGAAGGATCCGCTCGATCCCAAGCTCGCCCCGCAGGCTGCCACGACCTCGGCCACCCACCCCAACCTGGCCCAGCTCTCGCGGGAACTGATGGAGAAGATTCCCGCGACCCTCGACGAACTGCAGGCCGACCAGATCCCCTGGAACAACCCGCACTGGCACCCCGCGCACGGCGGTATCTACCGCAACGTCCGGCTCATCGTCACCGACCCGCTGCACTTCGAGCTCCCGCTTTACAGCTTCCTCCAGACCGAGGGCCCCTACGCCTACGCGACCGGCATCACCGAAAAATCCGCCCAAGTCGGTTTGGAAGTCCCGGTCCGCAACGACGGCCTGACCGCCGCCGACGGCGAGATTCGCGCCGAGATCCTCGATGCCGACGGCAAATCCGTGTTCCGCGAGGCCGTGCGTGTCGTGCTCCCGGCCGGCGGCCACGTGAAGGTCAAGCTGGGCACCACACTGGCCAATCCCCGCCTCTGGGAGCCGGCTTACCCTCATCTCTATCGCGTCGCCCTCAAACTCCTGTGGCGCGGCCAGGTCCTCGACTCGACCGAAGTTCCACTTGGCATCCGGCACATCCGCTGGGACGCTGGCGTCGGTCTCTTCGTCAACGGCGCCCCCCTGAAGCTCCACGGCTGGGGCCAGAAGGCCACCAACGAGTGGCCGGGCCTCGGTGCCGCCCTGCCCGATTGGCTCCAATTCTACACGATGAACCTGATGCGCGAAGCCGGCGGCAATTTCGTCCGCTGGGGCCACGTGCCCGGCGGTCCGGCGCAGATCACGGCGGGTGACCGGCTCGGGATCATCGCCCTCCAACCGGGTGGCGACGGCGAGCACGACACCGTCGGCGGCGCCTGGGCCCTGCGCGTGGCCAACTTCCGCGACGTCCTCATCTACTACCGCAACAATCCGTCCGTCTTCATCTGGGAAGGCGGCAACCAGAAGGTGTCGCGCGAACACGCCGCCGAGCTCCGCGCCTTGATGGATCAATACGATCCCCACGGCGGCCGCGCCTATGCCCACCGCCGGGCGGATGCGATCACCGCCGAATTCATGGACGTCGGCATCGGTACCGAGGGCGGCCGCGAGATCGCCCGTCTGGCCGTCGTCGAGGGCGAATACAACCGCGAGGAATCCCCTCGCCGTGTCTGGGACGAATTCTCGCCGCCGAACTTCGGCTACCCCGAGGCCAAGGGTCAGACTTACCAGCTCACCTCCGAGCAGTTCGCCGCCAACCAGGTCGGCCACTACGTCAAGAAGCTCGGCGCCCCGGAGCACGCCGGCGGCGCCAACTGGATTTTCTCCGATTCCACCAGCGGCGGCCGCGTCGCCGTCGAGGTCGCCCGCGCCAGCGGCGAGGTGGACGGCGCGCGCCTGCCCAAGGAGGCCTATTTTGTCACCCAGGCGATGTTCCGCGACGATCCGCAGGTGCATCTCATCGGCCACTGGTCCTATCCCGCCGGCACCAAGAAATCCGTCTACGTCGCGTCCAACGCGGAAGCCGTCGAACTCTTCCTCAACGGTCGTTCCGTCGGGCTCGGCCGCATTTCCGATCGCCACTTGTTCACTTTTCCCGACGTGACCTTCGAACCCGGCGAACTCAAGGCCGTCGCCACGCGCGAGGGCCGGGTCGTTGCCACCACGGTGAAGCACACGGCCGGACCGGCGGTGGCCCTGCGTCTCACGGCCCTCACCGACCCCAGCGGCCTCGTCGCCGACGGCGCCGCCGTCGCCCTGTTCGACGTTAAGGCCGTGGACGCGCAAGGCCAACGCGTGCCGACCTTCCAGCAGCGCGCCGACTTCGAAGTGACCGGCCCCGCGACTTGGCGCGGTGGGTACAACAGCGGCAAGACCGACTCCATCAACCACCTCTTCCTCGACCTCGAGGCCGGCATCAACCGCGTCGCCGTGCGGGCCGGCCGCACCGCCGGGACCATCACGCTGACGGCCCGGGCGGAGGGACTGAAGCCCGCCACCCTCACCGTGGAATCACTCCCCTATTCCGGTGCCCTGCCCGCGCTTCCCGTATTCGCCCTCGGTCAGGCCCCGGCCCGCACGATCGTCGCCCCCGCCACCGACCCGGCAAATCGCCCCGGCCCGGCCATGCTCGGGAAATTCATCCAGACCCTGAACTACACCGGTCCCAACGCCTCCATCGTCCATGTCGAAATCGCCGCCCGCGAGGGCAAGAACGCCTACGTGAACGTCGACTCCCCGTTCCCGCTTCTGCCGGCCGAACTCCAAGGCGCCGATTGGATCCAGGGGGACAACCGCGATGCCCTCTACAGCGCGGTCGACCTGATCGAGCTCGCCGTGACCGGCACGAGCACGGCGTGGATCGCGCACGACGACCGCCTCCCCCGCCCCGCTTGGCTGACCAAACTCTTCCACCCGACGACCAGTACCCTCGTCGTCCTCGGCCAGCCCATGACGCTCTTCCGCCGCACCATTCCCGCCGCCGGTGAAAGCCTGACCCTCGGGGCCAACACCGAGAACACCGCCCTCACTGCGGGAAATCTCTACCTGGTCTTCGTCAGCCAGCCGTAG